A single window of Desulfuromonas sp. TF DNA harbors:
- a CDS encoding TIGR03960 family B12-binding radical SAM protein has protein sequence MKLEDVLPRVSRPSRYLGGELGSLRKDPAQVDINFALAFPDVYEVGMSHLGFAILYHVLNGLEGVAAERVYAPWPDMEEHLRSSGAPLVSLESERPLGEFDIIGFTLQYELSYSNILNMLDMAGVPRRRRERDESAPLVVVGGPCAFNPEPLADFIDCAVIGDGEEAVVELCEAVRAGRAAGESRERLLERLAAIDGIYVPSLFAVDYQEDGRLAAIRPLKEGYDRVRRRFLADLDAAHYPTSPIVPFMNTVHDRVSVEIARGCTRGCRFCQAGYIYRPVRERSPQRISDIIEESLERSGYEEVSLLSLSTGDYGCIEPLLKGLMARYAREKVAISFPSLRVGSLTPELMEEIKKVRKTGFTLAPEAGTERLRQVVNKGITEEDLLEATRAAFTLGWRVIKLYFMMGLPTETEDDLAAIIELTSRVKYTGKGTEGGADVNASVSTFVPKAHTPFQWEAQLSIEQTLQRQAFLRDGLKKKKLRLKWHEASLSFLEGVFARGDRRLGAVLEKAVDLGCRFDGWRDHFDFARWKEAFEAFGIDPAWYLRERSEEEVLPWDHIDCGIPKEFFRAERRRALAGAYTPDCRSGDCSGCGLCDFEELRMRLIERGELSLPAPEQTELPGEEERCKVRVRLRKDGKARFVGHLEFMTVVHRAARRARLPVRFSAGFHPQPRISFPDALPTGVESDAEIIDLELFRPRSAREIVEALNEQLPEGFKVLEGASLPWQSPSPSVSIKEVLYRVGLPPETPEDLDRRLEDFLTASEVLVGRDKGGKRVSVDLRPDVIGLEQADGDLLLTMVKGSPTLLAAHLLGLTVEGARSLRIRKTAVVLG, from the coding sequence ATGAAACTTGAAGACGTCCTCCCCCGGGTCAGCCGCCCTTCCCGCTATCTGGGAGGGGAGCTCGGGAGCCTGCGGAAAGATCCGGCGCAGGTCGATATCAACTTCGCCCTGGCCTTTCCCGATGTTTACGAAGTGGGGATGAGCCATCTCGGCTTCGCCATTCTCTACCATGTCCTGAACGGTCTGGAGGGGGTCGCCGCCGAGCGCGTCTACGCCCCCTGGCCCGACATGGAGGAGCACCTGCGCTCCAGCGGCGCCCCGCTCGTCTCCCTGGAGTCGGAACGGCCTCTGGGAGAATTCGACATTATCGGCTTCACCCTGCAGTACGAACTTTCCTACAGCAACATTCTCAACATGCTCGATATGGCCGGGGTCCCCCGCCGTCGCCGGGAACGCGATGAGAGCGCTCCCCTGGTGGTGGTCGGCGGTCCCTGCGCCTTCAATCCGGAACCGCTCGCCGATTTCATCGACTGCGCGGTGATCGGCGACGGAGAGGAAGCGGTGGTCGAGCTGTGCGAGGCGGTGCGCGCCGGCCGTGCGGCCGGGGAATCCCGGGAGCGCCTTCTCGAGCGCCTGGCCGCCATCGATGGTATCTATGTGCCTTCCCTCTTTGCCGTTGACTATCAGGAGGATGGGCGCCTGGCCGCGATCCGTCCCCTCAAAGAAGGTTATGACCGCGTCCGGCGGCGTTTCCTGGCCGACCTCGACGCCGCCCATTATCCGACCTCTCCCATCGTCCCTTTCATGAACACCGTTCACGACCGGGTTTCGGTGGAGATCGCCCGGGGGTGCACCCGCGGCTGCCGCTTCTGCCAGGCCGGCTACATTTACCGCCCGGTCCGCGAGCGCTCGCCGCAGCGCATCTCCGATATCATCGAGGAGTCGCTCGAGCGTTCGGGATACGAGGAGGTTTCACTCCTCTCCCTTTCCACGGGCGATTACGGCTGCATCGAGCCGCTGCTCAAGGGTCTGATGGCACGCTACGCCCGGGAGAAGGTGGCCATCTCCTTTCCCAGCCTGCGGGTCGGTTCGCTGACTCCGGAACTGATGGAGGAGATCAAGAAAGTCCGCAAGACCGGCTTCACCCTGGCTCCGGAGGCGGGAACCGAGCGTCTCCGCCAGGTGGTCAACAAGGGGATCACCGAGGAGGACCTGCTCGAGGCGACCCGCGCCGCCTTTACCCTGGGCTGGCGGGTGATCAAGCTCTACTTCATGATGGGCCTGCCCACGGAAACCGAAGACGATCTGGCGGCCATCATCGAACTGACCTCCCGGGTCAAATATACCGGCAAGGGGACCGAGGGGGGAGCGGATGTCAACGCCTCCGTCTCCACCTTCGTTCCCAAGGCCCACACCCCCTTCCAGTGGGAAGCCCAGCTCTCCATCGAGCAGACCCTTCAGCGGCAGGCTTTCCTTCGCGACGGGCTGAAGAAAAAGAAGCTGCGCCTCAAGTGGCACGAAGCCAGCCTTTCCTTCCTGGAGGGGGTCTTCGCCCGGGGCGACCGCCGTCTCGGAGCCGTCCTGGAGAAGGCCGTCGATCTCGGCTGCCGCTTCGACGGCTGGAGGGACCACTTCGACTTTGCCCGCTGGAAGGAGGCCTTCGAGGCCTTCGGCATCGATCCTGCCTGGTACCTGCGGGAGCGGAGCGAGGAGGAGGTCCTGCCCTGGGATCATATCGACTGCGGGATCCCCAAGGAATTTTTCCGCGCCGAGCGCCGCCGTGCCCTGGCCGGAGCCTACACCCCCGACTGCCGCTCCGGCGACTGCAGCGGCTGCGGCCTGTGCGATTTCGAGGAACTGCGCATGCGCCTGATCGAACGCGGCGAGCTGTCCCTGCCGGCCCCGGAACAGACGGAACTGCCGGGCGAGGAAGAGCGCTGCAAGGTGCGGGTGCGCCTGCGCAAGGATGGCAAGGCCCGCTTCGTGGGGCATCTGGAATTCATGACGGTCGTTCACCGGGCGGCCCGCCGGGCCCGCCTTCCGGTTCGCTTCTCCGCCGGGTTTCACCCCCAGCCGCGGATATCCTTCCCCGATGCGCTCCCCACGGGGGTGGAGAGCGATGCCGAGATCATCGACCTGGAACTTTTCCGGCCGCGCAGCGCCCGTGAAATCGTCGAGGCGCTCAACGAACAGCTGCCGGAGGGGTTCAAGGTTCTGGAGGGGGCCTCACTCCCCTGGCAAAGTCCCTCTCCCTCTGTTAGCATTAAAGAGGTTCTTTACCGGGTGGGCCTGCCGCCGGAGACGCCGGAGGACCTGGACCGGCGCCTGGAGGATTTTCTGACCGCCAGCGAGGTTCTGGTCGGGCGCGACAAGGGCGGAAAGAGGGTGAGCGTCGACCTTCGCCCGGACGTCATCGGCCTCGAACAGGCCGACGGCGACCTGCTGCTGACCATGGTCAAGGGGAGTCCGACCCTGCTGGCCGCGCACCTGCTCGGATTGACCGTGGAGGGAGCGCGCTCCCTGCGCATCCGCAAGACGGCGGTGGTGCTCGGGTAG
- a CDS encoding Rne/Rng family ribonuclease: MTKKLVINTTSHETRVALLENGHIAELSIERTRERGIVGNIYKGKVIRVLPGMQAAFVDIGLEKAAFLYVADVLDEMEAVEQFIDGGNSPANLAELTEEHPPLPPIEELLQEGQELLVQVAKEPIGTKGARITSHISLPGRNLVFMPTVDHVGISRRIEQEEEKDRLRQIVERIRPAGTGFIVRTAAEGKSEDDMRTDMDFLVGLWQSIAARREGKGAPSLIHSDLDVTSKVLRDTLTEEVERIVVDSREEYDKIVRFIGTFMPHLKYAIELYEDDEPIFDAFGLEVEISRALGRKVWLKSGGYIIIEQTEALTAIDVNTGRFVGKHNLEDTIFKTNLEAVKEIAFQLRLRNIGGLIIIDFIDMEKEANRERVHSSLEEALKSDKSKTNILKISELGLVEMTRKRVRESIGRTLCEPCPYCEGKGTVKSRTTMAYEIFRDLRREIGSLPGYRLTLLVHPDIAALLGDEERPGIEELERRFEKQIAVTARPTFHIEQFEIMVG, from the coding sequence ATGACCAAAAAACTGGTCATCAACACCACCTCCCACGAAACCCGCGTGGCGCTGCTGGAGAACGGCCATATTGCCGAACTCTCTATCGAGCGGACGCGGGAGCGGGGGATTGTGGGCAACATCTACAAGGGAAAGGTGATCCGGGTTCTTCCCGGGATGCAGGCGGCCTTCGTCGACATCGGTCTGGAGAAGGCTGCGTTTCTCTATGTCGCCGACGTTCTGGACGAAATGGAGGCCGTGGAGCAGTTCATCGACGGTGGAAATTCTCCGGCCAACCTCGCCGAGCTGACTGAAGAGCATCCGCCCCTGCCCCCCATTGAGGAGCTTCTGCAGGAAGGGCAGGAACTGCTGGTGCAGGTGGCCAAGGAGCCGATCGGAACGAAGGGGGCCCGCATCACCTCGCACATTTCCCTGCCGGGGCGCAATCTCGTTTTCATGCCGACCGTCGATCATGTGGGGATCTCCCGCCGCATCGAGCAGGAGGAGGAGAAAGACCGCCTGCGGCAGATCGTCGAGCGGATCCGTCCGGCGGGGACCGGGTTTATCGTGCGCACCGCCGCCGAGGGCAAAAGCGAGGACGACATGCGCACCGACATGGACTTTCTGGTCGGGCTGTGGCAGTCCATCGCCGCGCGCAGGGAGGGGAAGGGGGCGCCGAGCCTGATTCACTCGGACCTGGATGTGACCAGCAAGGTGCTGCGGGATACCCTGACCGAAGAGGTGGAGCGGATCGTGGTCGATTCCCGGGAGGAATACGACAAGATCGTCCGCTTCATCGGCACCTTCATGCCGCACCTCAAATACGCCATCGAACTGTATGAAGACGACGAGCCGATCTTTGACGCCTTCGGACTCGAAGTGGAGATCTCCCGGGCCCTGGGGCGCAAGGTCTGGCTCAAGAGCGGCGGCTACATCATCATCGAGCAGACTGAGGCCCTGACCGCCATCGACGTCAATACCGGCCGCTTCGTGGGCAAGCACAACCTCGAGGACACCATCTTCAAGACCAACCTGGAAGCGGTCAAGGAGATCGCCTTTCAGCTGCGGCTGCGCAACATCGGCGGGCTGATCATCATCGACTTCATCGACATGGAGAAGGAGGCGAATCGGGAGCGGGTCCACTCGTCTCTGGAGGAGGCGCTCAAGAGCGATAAGAGCAAGACCAATATCCTCAAGATCTCCGAGCTCGGGCTGGTGGAGATGACCCGCAAGCGGGTGCGGGAGAGCATCGGCCGGACCCTCTGCGAGCCCTGCCCGTACTGCGAGGGGAAGGGGACCGTCAAGAGCCGCACCACCATGGCATACGAGATCTTCCGCGATCTGCGCCGGGAAATCGGATCCCTCCCCGGCTACCGCCTCACCCTCCTGGTCCATCCCGACATCGCCGCGCTCCTCGGCGACGAGGAGCGGCCCGGCATCGAGGAGCTGGAGCGGCGCTTCGAAAAACAGATCGCCGTCACCGCCCGCCCCACCTTTCATATCGAGCAGTTTGAGATCATGGTGGGGTGA